The following proteins are encoded in a genomic region of Struthio camelus isolate bStrCam1 chromosome 3, bStrCam1.hap1, whole genome shotgun sequence:
- the DNAJC27 gene encoding dnaJ homolog subfamily C member 27 isoform X2, whose translation MSCIIKRYCEKRFVPKYLATIGIDYGVTKVQVRDREIKVNIFDMAGHPFFYEVRNEFYKDTQGVILVYDVGQKDSFDALDAWLAEMKQELGPHGNMENIVFVVCANKIDCTKHRSVDESEGRLWAESRGFLYFETSAQTGEGINEMFQTFYSAIIDLCDNGGKRPPSSMGVGFTKEQADAIRRIRNSKDSWDMLGVKPGATREEVNKAYRKLAVLLHPDKCVAPGSEDAFKAVVNARTALLKNIKPPAGMDTDVSSTSPGSRTASDPSMVGACHKKGRALRRREGPPVVVSVSSMAALKAAGLQPFQLCYTSRDLPALEGFGHEALNYRFSLLIARARAACNSLAQALPLLCGCSSPDCGSSGAGSPSVLRPGKAASSRGVCSSHHARPGRLRAVSRPRGFSVSHLRSGALSSARPARCFSF comes from the exons ATG AGCTGCATTATAAAGCGCTACTGCGAGAAGAGGTTTGTTCCCAAATACCTGGCGACTATTGGCATCGACTATGGTGTCACAAA AGTGCAGGTCAGAGACCGAGAGATCAAAGTGAACATCTTCGACATGGCAGGGCACCCGTTCTTCTACGAG GTGAGGAACGAGTTCTACAAGGATACGCAGGGGGTCATCCTAGTCTACGATGTCGGACAAAAGGATTCTTTTGATGCGCTGGATGCGTGGCTGGCGGAGATgaagcaggagctgggcccccACGGGAATATGGAGAACATTGTCTTCGTTGTCTGTGCGAACAAG ATTGACTGCACCAAGCACCGCAGCGTGGACGAAAGCGAGGGGCGGCTCTGGGCAGAGAGCCGGGGCTTTCTTTATTTTGAGACTTCAGCACAAACAGGAGAAGGGATCAACGAGATGTTCCAG ACCTTCTACTCCGCCATCATCGACCTGTGTGACAACGGCGGGAAGCGTCCCCCCTCCAGCATGGGGGTCGGCTTCACCAAAGAGCAGGCGGATGCCATTCGCAGGATCCGTAacagcaaggacagctgggaCATGCTGGGGGTCAAACCTGGAGCCACAAG GGAGGAAGTGAACAAAGCCTACCggaagctggcagtgctgctccacCCTGATAAGTGTGTGGCTCCCGGCAGTGAGGATGCCTTCAAAGCGGTGGTGAACGCCCGGACCGCGCTTCTCAAAAACATCAA ACCTCCCGCTGGCATGGACACAGACGTTTCCAGCACCAGCCCTGGGAGCAGGACTGCATCCGACCCTAGCATGGTTGGGGCGTGCCACAAAAAGGGCAGAGCGCTGAGGAGGCGAGAGGGACCTCCGGTTGTGGTTAGCGTAAGCAGCATGGCAGCGCTGAAAGCAGCGGGGTTGCAGCCTTTTCAGCTGTGTTACACCTCCCGGGATCTGCCAGCCCTGGAGGGATTCGGTCACGAAGCCCTAAACTATCGCTTCTCGCTGCTGATCGCCAGAGCAAGAGCTGCCTGCAACAGCCTGGCGCAAGCGCTGCCCTTGCTCTGTGGCTGTAGCTCACCTGACTGCGGCAGCTCTGGGGCTGGCTCTCCATCTGTGTTAAGGCCTGGCAAGGCAGCCAGCTCTCGCGGGGTTTGCTCTTCACACCACGCGCGCCCAGGGAGGCTCAGGGCTGTATCACGGCCTCGGGGCTTCTCCGTTAGCCACCTCAGATCAGGGGCTTTGTCGTCAGCCAGACCTGCCCGTTGTTTTTCCTTCTAG
- the DNAJC27 gene encoding dnaJ homolog subfamily C member 27 isoform X4 — MEANVPKRKETRKSLRIKVISMGNAEVGKSCIIKRYCEKRFVPKYLATIGIDYGVTKVQVRDREIKVNIFDMAGHPFFYEVRNEFYKDTQGVILVYDVGQKDSFDALDAWLAEMKQELGPHGNMENIVFVVCANKIDCTKHRSVDESEGRLWAESRGFLYFETSAQTGEGINEMFQTFYSAIIDLCDNGGKRPPSSMGVGFTKEQADAIRRIRNSKDSWDMLGVKPGATREEVNKAYRKLAVLLHPDKCVAPGSEDAFKAVVNARTALLKNIKSYLEDLGIHVTDDQGRCLPALCPSPSAQWSWQVGRTGGFPIWRAARVMRARPHSSPTAAPRGR, encoded by the exons AGCTGCATTATAAAGCGCTACTGCGAGAAGAGGTTTGTTCCCAAATACCTGGCGACTATTGGCATCGACTATGGTGTCACAAA AGTGCAGGTCAGAGACCGAGAGATCAAAGTGAACATCTTCGACATGGCAGGGCACCCGTTCTTCTACGAG GTGAGGAACGAGTTCTACAAGGATACGCAGGGGGTCATCCTAGTCTACGATGTCGGACAAAAGGATTCTTTTGATGCGCTGGATGCGTGGCTGGCGGAGATgaagcaggagctgggcccccACGGGAATATGGAGAACATTGTCTTCGTTGTCTGTGCGAACAAG ATTGACTGCACCAAGCACCGCAGCGTGGACGAAAGCGAGGGGCGGCTCTGGGCAGAGAGCCGGGGCTTTCTTTATTTTGAGACTTCAGCACAAACAGGAGAAGGGATCAACGAGATGTTCCAG ACCTTCTACTCCGCCATCATCGACCTGTGTGACAACGGCGGGAAGCGTCCCCCCTCCAGCATGGGGGTCGGCTTCACCAAAGAGCAGGCGGATGCCATTCGCAGGATCCGTAacagcaaggacagctgggaCATGCTGGGGGTCAAACCTGGAGCCACAAG GGAGGAAGTGAACAAAGCCTACCggaagctggcagtgctgctccacCCTGATAAGTGTGTGGCTCCCGGCAGTGAGGATGCCTTCAAAGCGGTGGTGAACGCCCGGACCGCGCTTCTCAAAAACATCAA GAGCTACCTCGAAGATCTCGGCATCCATGTGACAGATGACCAGGGGCGCTGCCTGCCTGCGCTCTGCCCGTCTCCCAGCGCTCAGTGGAGCTGGCAGGTGGGGAGGACAGGAGGATTTCCGATCTGGCGAGCTGCCCGGGTGATGCGTGCCCGTCCACACTCCTCTCCAACAGCCGCGCCACGGGGCCGGTGA
- the DNAJC27 gene encoding dnaJ homolog subfamily C member 27 isoform X1, with protein MEANVPKRKETRKSLRIKVISMGNAEVGKSCIIKRYCEKRFVPKYLATIGIDYGVTKVQVRDREIKVNIFDMAGHPFFYEVRNEFYKDTQGVILVYDVGQKDSFDALDAWLAEMKQELGPHGNMENIVFVVCANKIDCTKHRSVDESEGRLWAESRGFLYFETSAQTGEGINEMFQTFYSAIIDLCDNGGKRPPSSMGVGFTKEQADAIRRIRNSKDSWDMLGVKPGATREEVNKAYRKLAVLLHPDKCVAPGSEDAFKAVVNARTALLKNIKPPAGMDTDVSSTSPGSRTASDPSMVGACHKKGRALRRREGPPVVVSVSSMAALKAAGLQPFQLCYTSRDLPALEGFGHEALNYRFSLLIARARAACNSLAQALPLLCGCSSPDCGSSGAGSPSVLRPGKAASSRGVCSSHHARPGRLRAVSRPRGFSVSHLRSGALSSARPARCFSF; from the exons AGCTGCATTATAAAGCGCTACTGCGAGAAGAGGTTTGTTCCCAAATACCTGGCGACTATTGGCATCGACTATGGTGTCACAAA AGTGCAGGTCAGAGACCGAGAGATCAAAGTGAACATCTTCGACATGGCAGGGCACCCGTTCTTCTACGAG GTGAGGAACGAGTTCTACAAGGATACGCAGGGGGTCATCCTAGTCTACGATGTCGGACAAAAGGATTCTTTTGATGCGCTGGATGCGTGGCTGGCGGAGATgaagcaggagctgggcccccACGGGAATATGGAGAACATTGTCTTCGTTGTCTGTGCGAACAAG ATTGACTGCACCAAGCACCGCAGCGTGGACGAAAGCGAGGGGCGGCTCTGGGCAGAGAGCCGGGGCTTTCTTTATTTTGAGACTTCAGCACAAACAGGAGAAGGGATCAACGAGATGTTCCAG ACCTTCTACTCCGCCATCATCGACCTGTGTGACAACGGCGGGAAGCGTCCCCCCTCCAGCATGGGGGTCGGCTTCACCAAAGAGCAGGCGGATGCCATTCGCAGGATCCGTAacagcaaggacagctgggaCATGCTGGGGGTCAAACCTGGAGCCACAAG GGAGGAAGTGAACAAAGCCTACCggaagctggcagtgctgctccacCCTGATAAGTGTGTGGCTCCCGGCAGTGAGGATGCCTTCAAAGCGGTGGTGAACGCCCGGACCGCGCTTCTCAAAAACATCAA ACCTCCCGCTGGCATGGACACAGACGTTTCCAGCACCAGCCCTGGGAGCAGGACTGCATCCGACCCTAGCATGGTTGGGGCGTGCCACAAAAAGGGCAGAGCGCTGAGGAGGCGAGAGGGACCTCCGGTTGTGGTTAGCGTAAGCAGCATGGCAGCGCTGAAAGCAGCGGGGTTGCAGCCTTTTCAGCTGTGTTACACCTCCCGGGATCTGCCAGCCCTGGAGGGATTCGGTCACGAAGCCCTAAACTATCGCTTCTCGCTGCTGATCGCCAGAGCAAGAGCTGCCTGCAACAGCCTGGCGCAAGCGCTGCCCTTGCTCTGTGGCTGTAGCTCACCTGACTGCGGCAGCTCTGGGGCTGGCTCTCCATCTGTGTTAAGGCCTGGCAAGGCAGCCAGCTCTCGCGGGGTTTGCTCTTCACACCACGCGCGCCCAGGGAGGCTCAGGGCTGTATCACGGCCTCGGGGCTTCTCCGTTAGCCACCTCAGATCAGGGGCTTTGTCGTCAGCCAGACCTGCCCGTTGTTTTTCCTTCTAG
- the DNAJC27 gene encoding dnaJ homolog subfamily C member 27 isoform X3 encodes MAGHPFFYEVRNEFYKDTQGVILVYDVGQKDSFDALDAWLAEMKQELGPHGNMENIVFVVCANKIDCTKHRSVDESEGRLWAESRGFLYFETSAQTGEGINEMFQTFYSAIIDLCDNGGKRPPSSMGVGFTKEQADAIRRIRNSKDSWDMLGVKPGATREEVNKAYRKLAVLLHPDKCVAPGSEDAFKAVVNARTALLKNIKPPAGMDTDVSSTSPGSRTASDPSMVGACHKKGRALRRREGPPVVVSVSSMAALKAAGLQPFQLCYTSRDLPALEGFGHEALNYRFSLLIARARAACNSLAQALPLLCGCSSPDCGSSGAGSPSVLRPGKAASSRGVCSSHHARPGRLRAVSRPRGFSVSHLRSGALSSARPARCFSF; translated from the exons ATGGCAGGGCACCCGTTCTTCTACGAG GTGAGGAACGAGTTCTACAAGGATACGCAGGGGGTCATCCTAGTCTACGATGTCGGACAAAAGGATTCTTTTGATGCGCTGGATGCGTGGCTGGCGGAGATgaagcaggagctgggcccccACGGGAATATGGAGAACATTGTCTTCGTTGTCTGTGCGAACAAG ATTGACTGCACCAAGCACCGCAGCGTGGACGAAAGCGAGGGGCGGCTCTGGGCAGAGAGCCGGGGCTTTCTTTATTTTGAGACTTCAGCACAAACAGGAGAAGGGATCAACGAGATGTTCCAG ACCTTCTACTCCGCCATCATCGACCTGTGTGACAACGGCGGGAAGCGTCCCCCCTCCAGCATGGGGGTCGGCTTCACCAAAGAGCAGGCGGATGCCATTCGCAGGATCCGTAacagcaaggacagctgggaCATGCTGGGGGTCAAACCTGGAGCCACAAG GGAGGAAGTGAACAAAGCCTACCggaagctggcagtgctgctccacCCTGATAAGTGTGTGGCTCCCGGCAGTGAGGATGCCTTCAAAGCGGTGGTGAACGCCCGGACCGCGCTTCTCAAAAACATCAA ACCTCCCGCTGGCATGGACACAGACGTTTCCAGCACCAGCCCTGGGAGCAGGACTGCATCCGACCCTAGCATGGTTGGGGCGTGCCACAAAAAGGGCAGAGCGCTGAGGAGGCGAGAGGGACCTCCGGTTGTGGTTAGCGTAAGCAGCATGGCAGCGCTGAAAGCAGCGGGGTTGCAGCCTTTTCAGCTGTGTTACACCTCCCGGGATCTGCCAGCCCTGGAGGGATTCGGTCACGAAGCCCTAAACTATCGCTTCTCGCTGCTGATCGCCAGAGCAAGAGCTGCCTGCAACAGCCTGGCGCAAGCGCTGCCCTTGCTCTGTGGCTGTAGCTCACCTGACTGCGGCAGCTCTGGGGCTGGCTCTCCATCTGTGTTAAGGCCTGGCAAGGCAGCCAGCTCTCGCGGGGTTTGCTCTTCACACCACGCGCGCCCAGGGAGGCTCAGGGCTGTATCACGGCCTCGGGGCTTCTCCGTTAGCCACCTCAGATCAGGGGCTTTGTCGTCAGCCAGACCTGCCCGTTGTTTTTCCTTCTAG
- the ADCY3 gene encoding adenylate cyclase type 3 — protein MPRNGAFSEPEYSAECSADYSVSLPSDAEGGVGRTHEVTVRSSGPCLCLPRFMRLTFAPDSLENLYQTYFRRQRHETLLVLVVFAALFDCYVLATCAAERPAPAVAAAAGLAAQALLFALCKSGLLPERLARRFLPYVLWVLILGQVFCYLGLDFARRREASDTVGWQAFFVFSFFITLPLRLAPIVLLTAVSCGVHTLVLGVAVAQQRQDALDQGALLRQLLSNVAIYLCAITVGTMSYYMADRKHRKAFLEARQSLEVKLNLEEQSQQQERLMLSILPKHVADEMLKDMKKDPSQKEMQQFNTMYMYRHENVSILFADIVGFTQLSSSCSAQELVKLLNELFARFDKLAAKHHQLRIKILGDCYYCICGLPDYREDHAVCSIMMGLAMVEAISYVREKTRTAVDMRVGVHSGTVLGGVLGQKRWQYDVWSTDVTVANKMEAGGIPGRVHISQSTMDCLRGEFEVEPGEGGSRCEYLKEKGIVTYLVVVPKQPLRNGINGVKLSLTSSHGGSPLLGEAKEPNGSAAGPDEPDEPDAGVRGGPESAEEEGEAVNPSFPNPRRRLRLRDLAERVIDASQNEQELNKLLNEALLERESVQASKGKSTFRLSMRFIDPEMETRYSVEKEKQSGAAFSCSCVVLFFTALVEICIDPWLVANYVTFVVGEILLLILTVCSLAAIFPRVFPKKLVAFSTWIDRTRWARNTWAMAAIVIVTMADIVDMLSCWQDYAGLGNGTAPRAGGCGEQPTYYSYIALLALVATIMLVQVSHMVKLTLMVLITGAAGAVNIYAWEHLFDQYDQRRGQHSAAVLVPSKYSMTAMIFVVMLSFYYFSRHVEKLARTLFLWKIDVHDQKERVYEMRRWNEALVTNMLPEHVARHFLGSKKRDEELYSQSYDEIGVMFASLPNFADFYTEESINNGGIECLRFLNEIISDFDALLDEPQFRCITKIKTIGSTYMAASGVTPDANANGYTTKKESLSDKERWQHLADLADFALAMKVTLMNINYQSFNNFMLRIGMNKGAVLAGVIGARKPHYDIWGNTVNVASRMESTGVMGNIQVVEETHLILKEYGFRFVRRGAIYVKGKGELLTFFLKGREKQGSFVNGSSVTLPHQVVDSS, from the exons ATGCCCAGGAACGGAGCTTTCTCGGAGCCCGAGTACTCGGCCGAGTGTTCGGCCGACTACTCGGTGAGCTTGCCGTCGGACGCCGAGGGCGGCGTGGGCCGGACCCACGAGGTGACGGTGCGCAGCTCGgggccctgcctctgcctgccccgtTTCATGCGCCTCACCTTCGCGCCCGACTCCCTGGAGAACCTCTACCAGACCTACTTCCGCCGCCAGCGCCACGAGAccctgctggtgctggtggtCTTCGCCGCCCTCTTCGACTGCTACGTGCTGGCCACGTGCGCGGCCGAGCGGCCGGcgccggcggtggcggccgccgccgggctggcggCCCAGGCGTTGCTCTTCGCCCTCTGCAAATCCGGGCTGTTGCCCGAGCGCCTGGCCCGCCGCTTCCTGCCCTACGTCCTCTGGGTGCTCATCCTCGGCCAGGTCTTCTGCTACCTGGGCCTCGACTTCGCCCGCCGCCGCGAGGCCAGCGACACGGTGGGCTGGCAGGCCTTCTTCGTCTTCTCCTTCTTCATCACGCTGCCGCTGCGCCTGGCGCCCATCGTGCTGCTCACCGCCGTCTCCTGCGGCGTCCACACGCTGGTGCTCGGCGTCGCCGTGGCCCagcagcgccaggacgccctggACCAGGGCGCTTTGCTGCGACAG CTCCTGTCCAACGTTGCCATCTACCTGTGCGCCATCACGGTGGGCACCATGTCCTACTACATGGCCGACCGCAAGCACCGCAAGGCCTTCCTCGAAGCGCGGCAGTCGCTCGAGGTCAAGCTCAACCTggaggagcagagccagcagcag GAGCGGCTGATGCTCTCCATCCTGCCCAAGCACGTGGCGGACGAGATGCTGAAGGACATGAAGAAGGACCCGAGCCAGAAGGAGATGCAGCAGTTCAACACCATGTACATGTACCGGCACGAGAACGTCAG CATCCTCTTCGCCGACATCGTGGGCTTCACCCAGCTGTCGTCGTCCTGCAGCGCCCAGGAGCTGGTGAAGCTGCTCAACGAGCTCTTCGCCCGCTTCGACAAGCTGGCGGCG AAGCACCACCAGCTGCGCATCAAGATCCTCGGCGACTGCTACTACTGCATCTGCGGGCTGCCCGACTACCGCGAGGACCATGCCGTCTGCTCCATCATGATGGGGCTGGCCATGGTCGAAGCCATCTC CTACGTGCGCGAGAAGACGCGGACGGCGGTGGACATGCGCGTCGGGGTGCACAGCGGCACGGTGCTGGGCGGCGTTCTGGGCCAGAAGCGCTGGCAGTACGACGTGTGGTCCACCGACGTCACCGTGGCCAACAAGATGGAGGCGGGCGGCATCCCGGG GCGCGTGCACATCTCCCAGAGCACCATGGACTGCCTGAGGGGCGAGTTCGAGGTGGAGCCGGGCGAGGGCGGCTCGCGCTGCGAGTACCTGAAGGAGAAGGGCATCGTCACCTACCTGGTGGTGGTGCCCAAGCAGCCGCTGCGCAACGGCATCAACGGGGTG AAGCTGTCGCTGACCTCGTCCCACGGCGGCTCGCCACTGCTCGGCGAGGCCAAGGAACCCAacggcagcgccgccggccctgATGAGCCCGACGAGCCCGATGCCGGGGTGAGGGGCGGCCCGGAGAGCGCCgaggaggaaggcgag GCGGTGAACCCCTCCTTCCCCAACCCacggcggcggctgcggctgcgcGACCTGGCCGAGCGGGTCATCGACGCCTCGCAGAACGAGCAGGAGCTCAACAAGCTGCTCAACGAAGCCCTGCTGGAGCGCGAGTCCGTCCAGGC GTCGAAGGGGAAGAGCACGTTTCGCCTCTCCATGCGCTTCATCGACCCCGAGATGGAGACGCGCTACTCGGtggagaaggagaagcagagcGGCGCGGCCTTCAGCTGCTCCTGCGTCGTCCTCTTCTTCACCGCCCTGGTGGAGATCTGCATCGACCCCTG GCTGGTGGCCAACTACGTGACGTTCGTGGTGGGGGAGATCCTGTTGCTCATCCTGACCGTCTGCTCGCTGGCTGCGATTTTCCCTAGG GTCTTTCCCAAAAAACTCGTGGCCTTTTCCACCTGGATCGACCGGACTCGCTGGGCACGCAACACCTGGGCCATGGCGGCCATCGTCATCGTGACCATGGCTGATATCGTGGACATG CTCAGCTGCTGGCAGGACTACGCCGGGCTCGGCAATGGcacggcgccgcgggccggcggctgcggcGAGCAGCCCACCTACTACAGCTACATCgccctgctggccctggtggCCACCATCATGCTGGTGCAGGTCAGCCACATGGTCAAGTTGACCCTCATGGTGCTCATCACCGGGGCGGCTGGTGCTGTCAACATCTACGCCTGGGAGCACCTCTTTGACCAGTACGACCAGCGGAGGGGCCAGCACAGCGC AGCCGTGCTGGTGCCCTCCAAGTACTCCATGACGGCGATGATCTTTGTGGTGATGCTCAGCTTCTACTACTTCTCCCGCCAT GTGGAGAAGCTGGCCAGGACCCTCTTCCTCTGGAAGATCGATGTCCACGACCAGAAGGAGCGGGTCTACGAGATGAGGCGCTGGAACGAGGCCCTCGTCACCAATATGCTGCCTGAGCACGTGGCCCGGCACTTCCTGGGCTCCAAGAAGCGGGACGAG GAGCTGTACAGCCAGTCCTACGATGAGATCGGCGTCATGTTTGCCTCCCTCCCCAACTTTGCCGACTTCTACACGGAGGAGAGCATCAACAACGGGGGGATTGAGTGCTTGCGGTTCCTCAACGAGATCATCTCTGACTTCGACGCG CTCCTGGACGAACCCCAGTTCCGGTGCATCACCAAGATCAAAACCATCGGCAGCACCTACATGGCTGCTTCCGGAGTGACCCCCGACGCCAACGCCAACGGCTACACCACCAAG AAGGAGTCCCTCTCGGATAAGGAGCGCTGGCAGCACTTAGCTGATCTGGCCGACTTTGCCTTAGCCATGAAGGTGACGCTGATGAACATCAACTACCAGTCCTTCAACAACTTCATGCTCCGCATAG GCATGAACAAGGGGGCCGTGCTGGCCGGAGTGATAGGCGCCCGCAAGCCGCACTACGACATCTGGGGCAACACGGTCAACGTGGCCAGCAGGATGGAGTCCACTGGCGTGATGGGGAACATACAG gtggtggaggagaccCACCTCATCCTGAAGGAATACGGCTTCCGCTTTGTGCGCCGCGGGGCCATCTACGTCAAGGGCAAAGGGGAGCTGCTCACCTTCTTCCTCAAGGGCCGGGAGAAGCAGGGCTCCTTCGTCAACGGTTCCTCTGTCACCCTGCCCCACCAAGTGGTGGACAGCTCGTGA